The bacterium DNA window ACATACGCGCTGGTGGGGATCGCGGGCGTGGCCCTGGGGTATTTTGGAATCGCCACTCCGCTGGCGCGCTGGTACCCCAACCTGGGCTCCGGCGCCTGGCGCATGGTGGGCACCCTGGGCCACAGCCCGAATTTCATTTTCAGCTACCTGCACGCCGGGCTGTTTGTCTGCCTGGGACTCTATCTGAACGCCCGCGCGGGCAGGCCCGCGCCAGTCTCCCGCGGATGGCTCGCCGTCCTGACCGCGCTTCACACCGCGGCCCTGTTCCTCACCTACTCGCGCGGGGTGCTGGGCACAGCCGCCGGGGTGCTGCTCGTTTACTCGCTGCGCAGCGGCAGCCTGACCCGCCCGTTGCGCGTTCTTCTCGGGACGGCCTGGGCCGGCCTCGCCGCTGCGTTCCTCTACAGCGCGGTATTTTTCACCTACACCACGGATGCCCTGTTCACCCCCTCGCAGGCCGCCGCCGACTCGCTGCGCCTGGCAGTCGACGCCCCGCACAAGAGCCTCTACGCCTACAAGAACGTGGTGCACCTGAGCGATGGGGCGCATTACACGCGTCTGCCCGGCGGGTTCACGTTCCTGCCCGCCCAGCACTGGTATCTGCTAACCGCCTCCTGGGAGATGTTCCGCGCTCACCCGCTCCTGGGCGTGGGGCCGGGTCTCTACCCCAAGCGGCTCGACTGTCTGCGCGACAGCGGCGCGCTGGGAATCCCGCAGGGCATGCCGGAGCTGAAACCCCACTCCACATTCCTGGGGGCCTTGGCCGAGGGCGGATTTATTGGCTTTGCCGCGCTGGTCCTCCTGTGGGTTTTCCTGCTGCGGCGGCGGCTCGGAGGTTCCGATCCCCTGGCCCTGGCGCTCTGGTGCGGCCTGGCCGGCTGGCTGGTCGTGGGCCTCAACATCGACATCCTCAATTTCCGCTGGCTCTGGCTGTATTTTGCCCTGACAATGGCGGCGTTAAGGACTGGTGAAAGCGAGGGAGGCTGAAATTTTTTTCTTGACCAATGTAAAATATCATTGACATTGTGTCAGGTCGAGCGTACAATCAGGCAGGCGATAATCACGTTTATCCTCTTTCCCTGCCGAGGCGCGTATGAACCCCTACCAGAGAATGGCCTGGTTCAACCTGACCGTGATCCTGTTCACCTGCGTGGCGTTTGCCGGCCTGTATACCGCCACCGGCAACCTGGGCGGCTCGCAGGCGGCGTTCGCCTGCCTGGCGCTGATCGGCTTTTCCGGGTTGTTCCTGGCCGGGGTCAAGGGCCGCGCGCCGCTGGATGACGAGTACCACCGGTGGGTCCGCCAGAAATCCTCCGTTGCGGCGATGACGGTTTTCTGGCTGTATTTTGTCGCCGGCTCGGTTTACATGACCGTGCATTTCGAGACAAGCATCCCGAAAGACCTGTATTCATTATTTTTCTGGTTTGGATTTATACTGGTCCTGACTGTCCAGTCCCTGGCCACTCTTTTTATCTACAGTTCCGACCTGTCCGAGCGCCGCACCCTGCTTAACCGTTTCAGGAGTATGAACAATACCCGTAAAAGCGGCCTCATACCTCTGCTCGTTTTCTGTTTCGTGGGCTTTCCTTTCCTCTGGGTGATGAACAAGGGTCGCTACGGCGAGTTGCCGCCCGGCTTTATGCTTTTAACCGATATCTCATTCGCCGTGATGTACGCGCTGGACATCTATCTCATGGTCCGGACCGCCCGGACCGACTCGGAGCGCCAGGCAGTGCGCCGCGCCCGGCGCTGGTCCCTGGCCGCCATGGGCACCGCGGCCG harbors:
- a CDS encoding O-antigen ligase family protein, giving the protein MKKLLGILWSAYIILLPLNLTFWLGVENLLPVDFFAPLLLALSAWVWRREWPSLLRRDWPVLLYLALFLLSAGTAFLTGGLSRALIVAAAAQVYLAALYFGFRAECLERGRLTHWLGLWAVASSTYALVGIAGVALGYFGIATPLARWYPNLGSGAWRMVGTLGHSPNFIFSYLHAGLFVCLGLYLNARAGRPAPVSRGWLAVLTALHTAALFLTYSRGVLGTAAGVLLVYSLRSGSLTRPLRVLLGTAWAGLAAAFLYSAVFFTYTTDALFTPSQAAADSLRLAVDAPHKSLYAYKNVVHLSDGAHYTRLPGGFTFLPAQHWYLLTASWEMFRAHPLLGVGPGLYPKRLDCLRDSGALGIPQGMPELKPHSTFLGALAEGGFIGFAALVLLWVFLLRRRLGGSDPLALALWCGLAGWLVVGLNIDILNFRWLWLYFALTMAALRTGESEGG